One region of Mucilaginibacter sp. 14171R-50 genomic DNA includes:
- a CDS encoding 8-oxoguanine DNA glycosylase, translating into MSRQQRTNYGNREIDETGIWTQARQILRDFPDENQELMPGLKWGSVYQLYTPAFWKYQYVTNAFPDHNETHRLSGSIRDEVVMCMLGGYGIPSEMGIIAYDLLKKNGLLKPFIDFDELYAALSKPMQLLNGKKAKYRFARQKATYIHTFLNRTDINLIPTDDDLKLRDWLISVKGIGYKTASWITRNWLRSERVAILDIHLLRAGVITGFFRPKYNLNTEYLNLEEQFITFCNHLEVRPSDMDAIIWQYMKKNNKLALNILASIT; encoded by the coding sequence ATGAGTAGGCAACAGAGAACAAATTATGGAAATCGGGAAATCGACGAAACAGGAATTTGGACGCAGGCACGCCAAATTTTGCGCGACTTCCCTGATGAAAATCAAGAATTGATGCCGGGTTTAAAGTGGGGTTCGGTTTATCAACTTTATACCCCGGCTTTCTGGAAATATCAATATGTGACCAACGCCTTTCCCGACCACAACGAAACCCATCGCCTTTCCGGTTCGATCCGAGACGAAGTTGTCATGTGTATGCTGGGAGGATATGGTATTCCGTCGGAAATGGGGATTATTGCTTATGACCTTTTGAAAAAGAACGGGTTATTAAAACCTTTTATTGATTTTGACGAATTGTACGCAGCATTGAGCAAGCCTATGCAATTACTGAATGGAAAGAAAGCGAAATATCGGTTTGCCCGGCAAAAGGCGACCTATATCCATACGTTTCTAAACCGGACGGATATCAACCTGATTCCGACGGATGATGACTTGAAGCTGCGTGACTGGTTGATCTCCGTCAAAGGAATCGGTTACAAAACCGCTTCTTGGATCACCCGCAATTGGTTGCGAAGTGAACGCGTAGCTATTTTAGATATCCATTTATTAAGGGCAGGAGTCATTACAGGTTTCTTCAGACCTAAGTATAACCTCAATACGGAATACCTAAATCTAGAAGAACAATTTATTACGTTTTGTAACCATCTTGAAGTCAGACCCTCAGATATGGATGCAATTATTTGGCAGTATATGAAAAAAAATAATAAATTAGCCTTAAATATTTTAGCTTCAATTACTTAA
- a CDS encoding DUF6088 family protein — translation MNSTHRHIAQKISQAAGGSILFPTDFRGLGSEDAIKMSLSRLVKEGQVERLAQGVYVKPKRKGKPANHNLDEIAQAIAKKEKVRIRRSAEFALFKLGLSSVAPEHLIYITDGEPRNIRIGDKRLVFKATTPKKLSLSQDTSGLLIQAMEELGKDKITSEVTQQIIQHLNTISNEALMADLRLAPAWIYDLFRQLIINTKNK, via the coding sequence TTGAATTCGACCCATCGTCATATCGCCCAAAAGATCAGCCAAGCAGCAGGTGGAAGTATCTTGTTCCCGACTGATTTTCGCGGATTGGGTTCTGAGGATGCGATCAAAATGAGTTTAAGCCGGTTAGTGAAAGAAGGACAGGTAGAGCGGTTGGCACAGGGTGTTTATGTAAAACCAAAAAGAAAAGGCAAGCCGGCTAATCACAACCTAGACGAGATCGCGCAAGCCATAGCTAAAAAGGAAAAAGTTCGGATACGGCGGTCTGCGGAATTTGCTTTGTTCAAACTGGGCCTTTCGTCTGTAGCGCCGGAACATCTGATTTATATCACTGACGGAGAGCCCCGAAATATCCGGATCGGCGATAAACGATTGGTGTTTAAAGCGACCACACCTAAGAAACTCAGTCTTTCGCAAGATACCAGTGGTTTGCTGATTCAGGCGATGGAAGAACTGGGGAAAGACAAGATTACGTCTGAAGTTACCCAGCAAATCATTCAACATTTAAATACCATCAGCAACGAAGCATTAATGGCGGACTTGCGGCTAGCGCCGGCTTGGATCTACGATTTATTCCGGCAATTAATTATTAACACAAAAAACAAATAG
- a CDS encoding helix-turn-helix transcriptional regulator: protein MNNDIPVCHLPKFLYILLWLMSERIKISAIEQHVIDFVIELRIKHNLKQDDIATIIGTKRSFVTNVESTKNRAKYNLNHIDKLADHFGLSPKDFLPAKAQNHL, encoded by the coding sequence ATGAATAATGACATACCTGTATGTCATTTACCGAAATTTTTATATATTCTTTTATGGCTGATGTCGGAAAGAATAAAAATATCGGCTATTGAGCAACATGTAATTGACTTTGTAATAGAGCTACGAATAAAACACAATCTAAAACAAGACGATATCGCAACTATTATCGGGACAAAGCGATCATTCGTGACCAATGTGGAAAGCACAAAGAACCGCGCTAAGTATAATTTGAACCATATTGATAAATTGGCTGATCACTTCGGCCTTTCCCCAAAAGATTTCCTTCCGGCTAAAGCACAGAATCATTTGTAA
- a CDS encoding RNA polymerase sigma-70 factor, translated as MAALSTLSDHELLQLLGQDDHAAYSEIYRRYFQLIYVHAIKKIQDKEQAKDITQDVFTYLWFKREKSPEIKDLAAYLFTSARNKIFDLFAHEQVEQKHIDSLQQFYSKNPIHSTDHQTRERDFQAYIDKQIAELPPKMRLIFELSRKEQLSYKEIANQLDTTENNVSKQVNKALSILRTKLGPMFFLLF; from the coding sequence ATGGCGGCTCTCAGTACCCTTTCTGATCATGAATTACTCCAACTCCTTGGCCAGGACGACCATGCCGCTTATTCAGAAATCTATCGCCGGTACTTTCAGCTGATCTATGTGCATGCCATTAAAAAAATACAGGACAAGGAACAGGCGAAAGACATTACCCAGGATGTATTCACTTACCTTTGGTTCAAACGGGAAAAGTCCCCGGAGATAAAGGATTTAGCTGCCTACTTATTTACATCAGCCCGAAACAAAATATTCGACCTTTTCGCCCATGAACAGGTCGAACAAAAGCATATCGATTCCCTGCAGCAGTTCTATAGTAAGAACCCTATCCATTCTACGGACCATCAAACCCGTGAACGGGATTTCCAGGCTTACATCGATAAGCAGATCGCGGAACTGCCGCCAAAAATGCGCTTGATCTTTGAATTGAGCAGGAAGGAACAGCTATCCTATAAAGAGATCGCCAATCAACTGGATACTACGGAGAACAATGTATCCAAGCAAGTGAATAAAGCGCTTAGCATATTACGCACCAAGTTAGGCCCCATGTTCTTTCTGCTATTTTAA
- a CDS encoding efflux RND transporter periplasmic adaptor subunit has translation MNKIIVGLLVLVLAFAACKQKPVQQVAAKEQTKAYYTCSMHPQVHEEHPGNCPICGMKLIKVELTGSNSMTSAKIMLTATQLQLAGIQTDTVREENTGLEKTLTGTITANENTAAELSARIAGRIQQLFVRTVGEKISVGQPVYSIYSEDMQEAEKEYLLAKQQQKVLHNPDVDYGQLISAAENKLQLWGLSAAQIKNLAASGKVSATTTVLSKVSGTVSDIPVHEGDYVTEGMTILKTQALAQLWVEAQLYASDAGKYKENDRVSVVLPDLNGQIINGKVEFINPELSDASKVDLIRISIPNTQGLIRPGMLAYISMGADGSRSLAVPGSAVLSDSKGSKVWVKNADGSFSPKMIKSGSGNSNYVQVLSGLAAGDIVVTNGAYLLNSEAIFKNGSDNSMAGMKM, from the coding sequence ATGAATAAGATCATAGTAGGGTTATTAGTGTTGGTGCTGGCCTTTGCGGCCTGCAAACAAAAGCCGGTGCAGCAAGTAGCCGCCAAAGAACAAACCAAAGCCTATTATACCTGTTCCATGCACCCGCAGGTTCATGAGGAACATCCCGGCAATTGCCCCATCTGCGGCATGAAACTGATCAAGGTAGAATTGACCGGTAGCAATAGTATGACTTCGGCTAAGATCATGCTAACCGCGACACAACTGCAGCTGGCCGGTATTCAAACGGATACGGTACGCGAAGAAAATACCGGACTGGAGAAAACGCTGACCGGTACCATAACTGCCAATGAAAATACAGCTGCCGAATTAAGCGCGAGAATAGCCGGACGGATACAGCAATTATTTGTCAGGACGGTCGGTGAAAAAATTAGCGTAGGGCAACCTGTTTATTCCATTTATAGTGAAGATATGCAGGAAGCGGAGAAGGAATATCTGCTGGCGAAACAGCAACAAAAAGTATTGCATAACCCGGATGTGGATTACGGACAGCTGATCAGTGCCGCTGAGAATAAGCTGCAATTATGGGGGCTATCAGCCGCACAGATCAAAAACCTGGCCGCCTCAGGGAAGGTATCGGCAACAACAACCGTATTAAGTAAAGTCAGCGGAACGGTCAGTGACATTCCGGTTCACGAGGGCGATTATGTAACCGAAGGCATGACCATCTTAAAAACGCAGGCATTAGCTCAATTATGGGTGGAAGCGCAGCTATATGCCAGCGATGCCGGGAAATACAAAGAAAATGACCGGGTGAGCGTTGTATTGCCTGATTTGAACGGGCAGATAATTAACGGAAAGGTAGAATTTATTAATCCTGAATTGTCGGATGCCTCTAAAGTGGATCTGATCAGGATAAGCATTCCCAACACGCAGGGTTTGATCCGGCCCGGTATGCTGGCTTATATTTCCATGGGTGCGGACGGTAGCCGTTCTTTAGCGGTACCTGGATCGGCGGTGCTCTCAGATAGCAAAGGCAGCAAGGTATGGGTTAAAAATGCAGACGGCAGTTTTTCACCAAAAATGATCAAGTCGGGTTCGGGGAATTCGAACTATGTACAAGTGCTGTCCGGCTTAGCTGCCGGGGACATCGTGGTAACCAATGGCGCTTATTTGTTAAATAGTGAGGCCATCTTTAAGAACGGCAGCGACAACAGTATGGCTGGAATGAAAATGTAA
- a CDS encoding HlyD family efflux transporter periplasmic adaptor subunit, giving the protein MKAIKMIALAIIAVLSACSNPKPATVTVQAKNEVKYTCPMHPQILEDHPGSCPICGMTLVKKSGQASEGAGISLNTVLQPVNASVVSAVKAIVPEQKEIPTAILADGYLDFDTRTFNNIASRFSGRIEKLYIKYAFQEIHRGQRIFDIYSPELVTAQQDLIFIGKNSPQEISLVNASKQKLLLLGMTDAQVSQIIKTGKPFYSLPVYSAYEGHVHDMPHSQMGSADQKMAADFSNNLPLAIKEGMYVEKGQNLFNVVNPHRLWAIIKIDQSAIAGLKLNQPVTISLPDLPGKIINGKVNFIEPVLQNRDKTTSIRVYLDNMDHELKVNSLVKAEILTGQTKGLWIPRSALINLGQTKIVWLKKSAAYQARAVSTGLVNGAQIQITKGLAITDSLAANAQYLTDSESFIKTKGNE; this is encoded by the coding sequence ATGAAAGCAATTAAAATGATCGCATTGGCCATTATAGCAGTCCTTAGCGCCTGCTCTAATCCCAAACCTGCAACTGTTACTGTTCAGGCAAAAAACGAGGTAAAATATACCTGCCCGATGCACCCGCAGATACTGGAAGACCATCCCGGTAGCTGCCCCATTTGCGGTATGACCCTGGTTAAAAAATCAGGGCAGGCCAGTGAGGGCGCGGGGATCAGTTTGAATACGGTTTTGCAACCGGTCAATGCTTCGGTCGTTTCCGCGGTTAAAGCTATCGTGCCCGAACAAAAAGAAATACCAACAGCCATTTTAGCAGACGGCTACCTCGATTTCGACACACGGACATTTAACAATATCGCGTCCCGTTTTTCAGGGCGCATTGAAAAGTTGTACATCAAATATGCTTTCCAGGAAATTCATAGAGGACAACGCATTTTTGATATTTACAGCCCGGAACTGGTGACCGCCCAACAGGATTTGATCTTTATCGGTAAAAACTCTCCGCAGGAAATTTCTCTGGTGAATGCCTCCAAACAGAAGCTATTGCTACTTGGAATGACGGATGCGCAGGTTAGCCAGATCATTAAAACCGGTAAGCCGTTTTACAGCCTGCCGGTTTATAGTGCTTACGAAGGCCATGTGCATGATATGCCGCATAGCCAGATGGGCAGCGCCGATCAAAAAATGGCTGCGGATTTTTCCAATAATCTGCCCTTAGCGATCAAAGAGGGTATGTATGTTGAAAAAGGGCAAAACTTGTTCAATGTGGTGAATCCGCATAGGCTCTGGGCCATTATAAAAATCGACCAGTCTGCTATTGCGGGCTTAAAATTAAATCAGCCTGTCACCATCAGCCTGCCGGATCTGCCCGGTAAGATCATCAATGGGAAAGTTAATTTTATTGAACCCGTTTTACAGAACCGCGATAAGACAACCAGTATCCGGGTTTATCTGGATAATATGGATCATGAACTGAAAGTAAACAGCCTCGTCAAAGCCGAAATACTCACGGGGCAAACCAAAGGTTTATGGATACCACGGTCCGCATTAATAAATCTGGGCCAAACAAAGATCGTTTGGCTGAAAAAGAGCGCAGCCTACCAGGCACGAGCGGTCAGTACAGGTTTGGTAAACGGCGCTCAAATCCAAATCACGAAAGGTTTAGCCATTACGGATAGCCTGGCAGCCAACGCCCAATATTTAACAGACAGCGAAAGCTTCATTAAAACCAAAGGAAATGAATAA
- a CDS encoding TolC family protein — protein sequence MIVILLLCMAGLSAKAQRLPLDSVLARVKTNPALQAYDARASAQDAYATGARSLDAPKLSAGQYQVPYQLNPNGGAFMIQAEQMFINPAKLKAKQAYMQGQSKVTAEDKNYLKNQLIAQAKQYYYERVVLEKKLALLQHTQDLLEYMLKDANIRLTYGKEKLPNIYKAKAELFELDNTREQINSEIRQKNIMLNTLMNRDKQAAFLVDTNYVLKAYETTITDTAALAGARSDIKGINRNIDLQQLSAQMEYAKRKPDFGVQAAHMQSYGGMSNQYVLMGSITIPIVPWASKEYKANLKGIHYEVEELQQKKLDILNQAQGQLAGVKTDMGSKKRQLRNYEQNIIPALQNGYKTALLAYDQNTGDLPSVLNGIKDLQMARMTALDRLQELLTLQVAYEREYESN from the coding sequence ATGATAGTAATCCTGCTGCTTTGTATGGCAGGTTTGTCGGCCAAAGCACAGCGACTTCCTTTAGACAGTGTTCTGGCCCGTGTTAAAACTAATCCGGCATTACAAGCTTATGACGCCAGGGCCAGCGCACAGGATGCTTACGCGACGGGCGCAAGAAGTTTGGATGCACCCAAATTGAGCGCGGGTCAGTACCAGGTCCCTTATCAGTTGAATCCGAACGGCGGCGCCTTTATGATCCAGGCGGAGCAAATGTTTATCAATCCCGCCAAGCTGAAAGCAAAACAGGCTTATATGCAGGGACAATCCAAAGTGACAGCAGAAGATAAAAACTACCTGAAAAATCAATTGATCGCCCAGGCTAAACAATATTATTACGAAAGAGTAGTGCTGGAAAAGAAACTGGCGCTGTTACAGCATACGCAAGATTTACTGGAGTATATGCTCAAGGACGCGAACATCCGGCTAACCTATGGCAAGGAAAAATTGCCTAACATTTACAAAGCCAAAGCGGAGTTGTTTGAACTGGATAATACCCGTGAGCAGATCAATAGCGAGATCAGGCAAAAGAATATCATGCTCAATACCCTAATGAATCGGGATAAGCAGGCTGCTTTTTTGGTGGATACCAATTATGTATTAAAAGCATATGAAACAACCATAACCGATACGGCAGCTCTCGCCGGTGCGCGGAGTGATATCAAAGGCATTAACCGGAATATTGACCTGCAACAGCTTAGTGCACAAATGGAATATGCCAAACGCAAACCGGATTTTGGTGTTCAGGCCGCACATATGCAAAGTTACGGCGGTATGTCCAATCAATATGTTTTAATGGGTTCCATAACCATTCCTATTGTACCCTGGGCCTCGAAAGAATATAAGGCCAACCTGAAGGGGATCCACTATGAAGTGGAAGAATTGCAGCAGAAAAAGCTGGATATTTTGAACCAGGCGCAAGGACAACTGGCGGGAGTAAAAACGGATATGGGCAGTAAGAAAAGGCAGTTGAGAAACTACGAGCAGAACATTATACCTGCATTGCAAAATGGTTATAAAACGGCTTTACTGGCCTACGACCAGAATACCGGCGATCTGCCATCGGTACTAAATGGCATTAAGGATTTGCAGATGGCAAGAATGACGGCTTTAGACCGGTTACAGGAATTATTGACCTTACAGGTCGCTTATGAAAGGGAATATGAAAGCAATTAA
- a CDS encoding efflux RND transporter permease subunit yields the protein MTIAERIKIIEASCKQVGRGVFFSTLIIVASFLPVFLLEGQEGKLFGPLAWTKTFILAIDAILAVTLAPVLISFFLKGKLRTDDHNPLNRGLEKIYRPILNWCVTWRKTTIGINIIALLISVPLLLSLGSEFMPPLDEGTILFMPVTQPDVSNAEAKQLLQVQDKIIKSVPEVKSVLGKAGRANTATDNSPISMTETIILLKPKGEWRKDLKKEDIINELNAKLQIPGVVNGWTQPIINRINMLSTGIRTDVGLKIYGQNLDTINALATQMKMSLQGVNGVKDLYVDPITGGKYLDIQVNKEAIGRYGLSVDDVNEVVESALGGMSLTKTIEGRQRFSVNVRFAQDYRNTVEAIKGTLVQTMNNGPIPLSTVADIKISDGPAMIQSENALLRGTVLFNVRDRDLGSTVKEAQDRLNTMVKKLPKGYYIEWSGQYENLIRAEHTLKLILPIVLIIIFACLYFAFHSIREAFFSLISIPFALIGGAYMVYFFGVHLSVAVAVGFIALFGIAVETGIVMVIYLNDAMQQLVAIKGNSATTITKADLREYVMNGAVKRLRPKLMTVCVALFGLVPVLWATGTGSDVMLPIVLPMIGGVLTSSTHILLVTPLIFLMVKEYELRKHGKLEVLEVKE from the coding sequence ATGACCATAGCAGAACGAATAAAAATTATAGAAGCATCCTGTAAGCAGGTGGGCCGTGGCGTATTCTTCTCCACGCTCATTATCGTTGCTTCCTTCCTGCCGGTATTTCTATTGGAGGGCCAGGAGGGTAAATTGTTTGGGCCGTTAGCCTGGACAAAAACATTTATACTGGCCATTGATGCGATATTGGCGGTAACGCTGGCACCGGTGCTGATCTCTTTTTTCCTGAAAGGGAAATTAAGAACAGACGATCATAATCCGCTAAATCGCGGGCTGGAAAAGATATACCGCCCGATATTGAATTGGTGCGTGACCTGGCGTAAGACCACTATCGGTATCAATATCATTGCACTCCTGATCAGCGTTCCGTTGTTGTTAAGTTTAGGCAGCGAGTTTATGCCGCCTTTGGACGAGGGAACGATCCTTTTTATGCCCGTTACCCAGCCGGATGTATCCAATGCCGAGGCCAAACAGCTTTTACAGGTACAGGATAAAATTATCAAAAGCGTACCCGAAGTGAAAAGCGTTTTGGGAAAAGCAGGCAGGGCGAATACCGCTACCGATAATTCCCCGATCAGTATGACGGAAACGATCATCCTGTTAAAGCCCAAAGGTGAATGGCGCAAGGACCTCAAGAAAGAAGATATCATCAATGAACTGAACGCCAAGCTGCAAATACCAGGTGTCGTAAACGGCTGGACACAGCCGATCATTAACCGCATCAATATGCTCTCCACCGGTATCCGTACCGACGTGGGCCTGAAAATCTACGGGCAGAATTTAGATACGATCAATGCTTTAGCTACCCAAATGAAAATGTCCTTACAGGGTGTGAATGGTGTGAAGGATTTGTATGTTGACCCGATCACCGGCGGTAAATATTTAGATATACAGGTCAACAAAGAGGCAATAGGCCGCTACGGTTTAAGCGTGGATGATGTCAACGAAGTGGTTGAAAGTGCCTTGGGTGGAATGAGCCTGACCAAAACCATAGAGGGCAGACAGCGCTTTAGTGTCAACGTTCGTTTCGCGCAGGATTACCGGAACACCGTAGAAGCGATCAAAGGCACCTTGGTGCAAACCATGAATAACGGCCCGATCCCTTTATCGACTGTCGCCGATATAAAGATCAGCGATGGCCCAGCGATGATCCAATCTGAAAATGCGCTATTGCGGGGGACAGTTTTATTTAATGTACGCGACCGTGATCTGGGCAGTACGGTAAAAGAAGCACAGGACAGGTTAAATACGATGGTCAAAAAGCTGCCAAAAGGTTATTATATCGAATGGAGCGGACAGTATGAAAACCTGATACGCGCCGAACATACCTTAAAATTGATCTTACCTATTGTCCTGATCATCATATTTGCCTGCCTGTATTTCGCTTTTCATTCTATCCGCGAAGCATTCTTTAGCCTGATCTCCATTCCATTCGCTTTAATTGGCGGCGCTTATATGGTGTATTTCTTTGGGGTGCATCTGTCGGTTGCCGTGGCGGTCGGTTTTATTGCCTTGTTTGGTATCGCGGTGGAAACTGGTATTGTGATGGTGATTTACCTGAACGATGCCATGCAGCAATTAGTGGCGATAAAAGGCAATAGTGCAACAACCATAACCAAAGCTGATTTGCGGGAATATGTCATGAATGGCGCGGTCAAACGCTTGCGGCCAAAACTGATGACCGTTTGTGTGGCGCTGTTTGGTTTAGTGCCGGTGCTTTGGGCTACCGGGACAGGCAGCGATGTTATGCTGCCGATCGTACTGCCGATGATCGGCGGCGTATTAACTTCTTCCACCCATATTTTATTGGTTACGCCGCTTATCTTTTTGATGGTCAAGGAATACGAACTCAGGAAACATGGCAAACTGGAAGTATTGGAGGTAAAGGAATGA
- a CDS encoding efflux RND transporter permease subunit, whose amino-acid sequence MINQLITLSLKNRYIVLLIAIALFAWGAYAVRENPIDAIPDLSDNQVIVFTEWQGRSPQIMEDQVTYPLVSNLQGIPKVKAIRATSMFGMSFVYIVFEDKADVYWARSRVLERLNYAQRLLPEGITPTLGPDGTGVGHILWYTLDAKGMDLGEQRALQDWYVKLGLQTVPGVSEVASFGGFEKQYQVSIDPHKLNYYNIPLSQVLKSVKSNNNDVGGRKFEMNGTGYIVRGLGYIKSLTDVENIPVGVINSIPVKIKDVATVQMGGDERLGIFDRNGDGEAVGGIVVMRYGENADKVIHAVKDKMADIQKGLPQGVSFKIAYDRSELIENAINSVKHTLIEEMITVSIIVILFLFSWRSALSIIIQIPITIAASFILLNAFGISSNIMSLTGIALAIGVIVDNGIVMVENSHRNLSIAQQKEKS is encoded by the coding sequence ATGATTAACCAATTGATTACCCTGTCTCTAAAGAACAGGTATATCGTTTTACTGATCGCCATCGCGCTGTTTGCCTGGGGTGCTTATGCGGTCAGGGAAAACCCCATAGATGCCATACCCGACTTATCGGATAACCAGGTGATCGTATTTACCGAATGGCAGGGCCGCAGCCCGCAGATCATGGAAGACCAGGTGACCTACCCGCTGGTGAGTAACCTGCAAGGTATCCCGAAAGTAAAAGCCATCCGGGCGACTTCCATGTTCGGGATGAGTTTTGTTTATATTGTTTTTGAGGATAAAGCGGATGTGTACTGGGCGCGAAGCCGGGTACTGGAGCGACTGAACTATGCGCAACGTTTGTTGCCGGAAGGTATCACGCCGACATTGGGGCCGGACGGCACAGGTGTAGGCCATATCCTATGGTACACCTTAGATGCCAAAGGCATGGATCTCGGCGAACAGCGCGCCTTACAGGACTGGTATGTAAAGTTGGGACTGCAAACCGTTCCCGGTGTCAGCGAAGTGGCCTCTTTTGGTGGTTTTGAAAAGCAATACCAGGTCAGCATCGACCCGCATAAGCTCAATTATTACAATATTCCGCTATCGCAAGTATTAAAATCTGTTAAAAGCAATAACAATGACGTAGGCGGGCGCAAATTTGAAATGAATGGCACCGGTTATATCGTTCGCGGCCTGGGCTATATCAAAAGCTTAACGGATGTCGAAAATATCCCAGTTGGCGTCATTAACTCCATCCCGGTAAAAATTAAAGATGTGGCCACCGTACAAATGGGCGGCGATGAACGTCTGGGTATCTTCGACCGGAACGGTGACGGCGAAGCAGTGGGCGGCATCGTGGTGATGCGTTACGGCGAAAATGCGGATAAGGTAATTCATGCCGTTAAGGATAAAATGGCGGATATTCAAAAAGGCCTGCCGCAGGGCGTATCGTTCAAGATCGCTTATGACCGCAGTGAACTCATCGAAAACGCGATTAATTCGGTCAAGCATACGCTGATCGAAGAAATGATCACGGTGTCTATTATTGTTATCCTGTTCCTGTTTAGCTGGCGCAGCGCATTAAGTATTATTATTCAAATTCCCATCACTATCGCCGCAAGCTTTATTTTATTAAATGCCTTCGGCATCAGTTCCAATATCATGTCCTTAACAGGAATTGCTTTGGCTATCGGGGTCATAGTAGATAACGGCATTGTCATGGTAGAAAACTCGCATAGGAACTTATCTATTGCCCAACAAAAAGAAAAATCATGA
- a CDS encoding heavy metal-binding domain-containing protein, protein MKKVMLMAVAILFSAATVFASHTTNPLTDTTRTKKVKPAPKVQYTCTMHPEVLSDKPGKCPKCGMTLVKKETTKKKPAEKMKM, encoded by the coding sequence ATGAAAAAAGTAATGCTGATGGCTGTGGCCATCCTGTTTTCTGCCGCGACCGTTTTTGCTTCGCACACCACTAATCCACTTACTGACACGACCAGAACCAAAAAGGTAAAGCCTGCTCCAAAAGTGCAGTACACCTGTACCATGCACCCGGAAGTGCTGAGCGATAAACCGGGCAAATGCCCGAAATGCGGCATGACCCTGGTAAAAAAGGAAACTACAAAAAAGAAACCGGCGGAAAAAATGAAGATGTAA